In Pseudomonadota bacterium, a single genomic region encodes these proteins:
- the mreC gene encoding rod shape-determining protein MreC has product MISSTPVKSSFIIHISRPVKALIRKFSLALLFILAISGIIIGKIDSPITNDIRTKITDITSPVIGTMSVPVNFISNFKESMQSYFFVHKKNENLVKENERLKTKLINLSGIAYENERLKELLNYAEQLKYNYISAKVVGNTSGPFYSSIIINAGTSDNVKKGQAVVNEEGLVGRIIEVGEKSSRVLLLTDINSNIPVITSRSREPAIMSGNNNEMPRLRYLSNETKTEELEVVKTSGDGDVYPYGLHVGVIKIDASGTRYVQPFVELHKLEHLSVIDYSGQ; this is encoded by the coding sequence ATGATAAGCAGTACGCCGGTAAAATCCAGTTTTATTATACATATATCAAGACCTGTGAAAGCGTTAATCAGGAAGTTTTCACTGGCACTTTTATTTATTCTGGCAATATCGGGTATAATAATCGGCAAGATAGACAGCCCTATAACCAATGATATCCGAACTAAAATAACGGATATAACATCACCTGTTATAGGCACGATGTCGGTACCTGTAAATTTTATAAGCAATTTTAAAGAATCAATGCAAAGCTATTTTTTCGTACATAAAAAAAACGAAAATCTGGTAAAAGAAAACGAAAGGCTCAAAACAAAACTTATAAATCTTTCAGGTATTGCATATGAAAATGAAAGGTTAAAAGAGCTTTTGAATTATGCCGAACAGCTCAAATATAATTACATATCGGCAAAAGTAGTTGGAAATACTAGCGGTCCTTTTTATAGCTCGATCATTATTAATGCCGGTACTTCCGACAATGTAAAAAAGGGGCAGGCGGTAGTTAATGAAGAAGGTCTTGTAGGTCGTATAATTGAGGTCGGTGAAAAAAGCTCAAGGGTATTATTATTGACCGACATTAACTCGAATATACCCGTTATCACCAGCCGTTCACGAGAGCCTGCAATTATGTCGGGAAATAATAATGAGATGCCGAGATTACGATATTTATCAAATGAGACTAAAACTGAAGAACTGGAGGTAGTGAAAACTTCAGGTGACGGCGATGTTTATCCTTACGGTCTGCATGTAGGAGTAATAAAAATCGATGCGAGCGGCACAAGATATGTTCAGCCTTTTGTAGAATTGCATAAACTTGAGCATTTAAGCGTAATCGACTATTCGGGACAATAA
- a CDS encoding Mrp/NBP35 family ATP-binding protein — protein MSKLKLEISKDKVLSALQPIIDPDSGKSVVESGIISSIVIKESSVGFALEVDINKAEEKETLRKTCENAVRKIEGVNSVTVVMTSSQPGAFSSPRTPLPANKVQNNNAQLPVGKNIPNVKNIILVASGKGGVGKSTVAVNLARKLSSLGHKVGLVDADIYGPSIPKMLGLKGKPSLDDKNKIIPKESEGIKSVSIGYLIEEDNALVWRASMAIKAMNQLMLGVSWGQLDYLIVDTPPGTGDIQLSLCKSYDINGVVVVSTPQEVALIDVKKAITMFRKINVPILGIVQNMSYFEDDRGKKNYIFGEGGAKNLAKDMDIPFLGEIPIDPNLRESADMGKPADNLLLLDKIALKFKKELEKLNG, from the coding sequence ATGTCAAAATTAAAACTGGAAATAAGTAAAGACAAGGTGTTATCGGCATTACAACCGATAATAGATCCTGATTCCGGCAAAAGTGTCGTTGAATCCGGCATCATATCTTCAATTGTAATCAAAGAGTCTTCTGTAGGGTTCGCTCTGGAAGTGGACATAAACAAGGCGGAGGAAAAGGAAACCTTACGTAAAACATGTGAAAATGCCGTCCGTAAGATAGAAGGCGTTAACAGCGTTACGGTTGTTATGACCTCCTCACAACCGGGGGCTTTTTCTTCTCCTAGAACCCCATTGCCTGCCAATAAGGTGCAAAATAATAATGCTCAGTTGCCTGTCGGTAAAAATATACCTAACGTAAAGAATATTATTCTTGTAGCATCGGGTAAAGGTGGGGTCGGAAAGTCTACGGTTGCGGTCAATCTTGCAAGGAAGCTAAGTTCGCTCGGGCATAAGGTCGGTTTGGTTGATGCGGATATTTACGGACCTTCCATACCTAAAATGCTAGGACTTAAAGGCAAGCCTAGCCTTGATGACAAGAATAAAATAATACCTAAAGAGTCCGAAGGGATTAAGTCCGTTTCAATAGGCTACCTGATAGAAGAGGATAATGCTTTAGTATGGCGTGCATCAATGGCAATAAAAGCCATGAACCAGCTTATGCTCGGTGTTAGCTGGGGGCAGCTTGACTATCTGATTGTAGACACCCCTCCGGGTACGGGTGATATACAGCTTAGTCTTTGCAAAAGCTATGATATAAACGGCGTGGTCGTTGTTTCAACCCCTCAGGAGGTTGCACTTATAGATGTAAAGAAAGCCATTACTATGTTCCGGAAAATAAATGTCCCGATTTTAGGTATAGTGCAGAATATGAGCTATTTTGAAGATGACAGGGGCAAAAAGAATTACATATTCGGTGAGGGCGGAGCTAAAAATCTGGCAAAAGATATGGATATACCTTTCTTGGGTGAAATACCTATAGACCCGAATTTAAGGGAATCTGCCGATATGGGGAAACCTGCCGATAACCTGCTTTTACTTGATAAAATAGCATTAAAATTTAAGAAAGAACTGGAGAAATTAAATGGATAA
- the rodA gene encoding rod shape-determining protein RodA, protein MIHNNSTIYKIINLSWSLIGLIIIMASIGFAMLYSAAEGSFHPWASKQIIRFVALFPFMILIAIIDIKIWFKASYVIYFLVLMSLVFTELFGSSAMGATRWISIGPFNIQPSEVMKVCLVFALARYFHATSPMNIGRITYLIPPLIMVALPSVLILKQPDLGTTFILIAVAGVVFFVAGVKMWKFIALGVGGVALAPFIWMHMHDYQKKRVTSFLNPEGDPMGAGYNILQSKIAIGSGGVSGKGFLQGTQSQLSFLPEKQTDFIFTMLTEEFGFIGGITVITLYAIIIAYGIFIAAMSKNIYGRLMAIGITGILFFHVFINIAMVMGLIPVVGAPLPLLSYGGTIMMTILVSFGLLLNVSLHSEETFNR, encoded by the coding sequence GTGATACATAACAATTCTACCATATATAAAATAATAAACTTAAGCTGGTCTCTTATCGGTTTGATTATTATTATGGCAAGTATAGGGTTCGCAATGTTATATTCTGCTGCCGAGGGCAGTTTTCACCCTTGGGCGAGCAAGCAGATAATACGTTTTGTGGCATTATTTCCTTTTATGATATTAATAGCGATTATTGACATCAAAATATGGTTCAAGGCATCATATGTAATCTATTTTTTAGTGCTTATGTCACTTGTCTTTACCGAGTTATTCGGCTCATCTGCTATGGGTGCTACCAGATGGATAAGCATAGGTCCTTTTAATATACAACCGTCTGAAGTAATGAAGGTTTGTCTAGTATTTGCCCTTGCAAGATATTTCCACGCTACAAGCCCGATGAATATAGGCAGGATAACTTATCTGATTCCTCCGCTTATCATGGTTGCACTTCCTTCTGTCCTTATCCTCAAGCAACCTGACCTTGGTACGACATTTATTTTAATTGCGGTTGCAGGAGTGGTTTTTTTTGTAGCCGGTGTCAAGATGTGGAAATTTATTGCGTTAGGGGTTGGCGGCGTAGCACTTGCACCTTTTATATGGATGCATATGCATGATTATCAGAAAAAACGAGTGACAAGCTTTTTAAACCCTGAGGGCGACCCTATGGGGGCGGGCTATAATATACTTCAGTCAAAGATAGCCATAGGTTCGGGAGGGGTATCAGGCAAGGGTTTTCTACAAGGAACACAAAGCCAGTTAAGCTTTCTACCCGAAAAGCAGACCGACTTTATTTTTACGATGCTAACTGAGGAATTCGGCTTTATAGGCGGTATAACCGTTATTACTCTTTATGCCATTATAATAGCATACGGAATTTTTATCGCCGCAATGTCCAAAAACATATATGGGCGTTTAATGGCTATCGGTATTACCGGCATATTGTTCTTCCATGTATTTATCAATATTGCCATGGTAATGGGTCTAATACCCGTAGTAGGCGCGCCATTGCCACTATTATCATATGGAGGCACGATTATGATGACAATTCTGGTGTCGTTCGGATTACTACTGAATGTAAGTCTGCATAGCGAAGAAACATTCAATAGATAA
- the mreD gene encoding rod shape-determining protein MreD has translation MHAISKTMLIIPKFLAVFAVLLMCTQSRVYGFDNYFPAIDLMVIYYWCIYRPKLLGNGFVFLLGFLKDVLMGVSFGINALNNLIIRMMIVRKGGHFEPTFYFLWLGFAIILMISTTIQWLLFSFLAEQWLGIGAAAKQCAVSVLIYPFVHNFFNKIHGLLPRHFVNA, from the coding sequence ATGCACGCAATATCAAAAACCATGCTTATTATTCCGAAGTTCCTTGCTGTTTTTGCGGTATTGCTAATGTGTACGCAAAGCAGGGTTTACGGCTTTGATAATTACTTTCCGGCAATTGACCTTATGGTTATATATTACTGGTGTATATACAGACCGAAGCTTCTGGGTAACGGTTTTGTTTTTTTATTGGGTTTTTTAAAAGATGTTCTTATGGGTGTTTCTTTTGGTATAAACGCACTTAACAACCTTATAATAAGAATGATGATAGTCCGAAAGGGAGGACATTTTGAACCTACATTTTATTTTCTCTGGTTGGGTTTTGCTATAATACTTATGATATCCACAACAATACAATGGTTATTGTTCTCGTTCTTGGCAGAACAATGGCTGGGCATAGGAGCAGCGGCGAAACAATGTGCGGTATCCGTCCTTATATACCCGTTTGTACATAACTTTTTTAATAAAATACATGGTTTATTGCCGAGACATTTTGTAAATGCTTAG
- a CDS encoding protease modulator HflK encodes MPWDDDNHNDKGPWGQAPGGKKPQDNKPKSSGQQPDDIDEIIRKSQEKIRDIFGGGGKRGGGGKGGGLATPPVNSNKVIGVIIAIVGLFWIGSGVYTVNTKEVGVVLRFGEFVDTTKSGINYHLPFPIERVIKLKVTDRYRTQIGNNSTGGTEQRFPAVRDNRNSRKEILMLTGDENLVSVEFVEVQWQIENPEKFLFNVYDPEITVRDAAESAIREIIGKTRLSEILSEGRVKLQLDTKELLQSILSSYDIGITVEEINISAVPPKTTIEVMNKSINEKGEIIDKAIITTIDEAFKDVQAAKANKEAAINAAQARENEIVPIARGRAEKLIQEAQGYKEQIIAKAEGEAKRFVSVYDEYRNAKDVTRKRIYLETMEEVLKGMDKIVLDSESGAVPYLPLNELKKRR; translated from the coding sequence ATGCCTTGGGATGATGATAATCACAACGATAAGGGGCCGTGGGGACAAGCTCCGGGCGGTAAAAAACCGCAGGATAACAAGCCCAAATCATCAGGACAGCAGCCCGATGACATAGACGAGATTATCCGTAAAAGTCAGGAAAAAATACGCGATATATTCGGTGGTGGCGGTAAACGTGGCGGCGGTGGCAAGGGTGGCGGTCTTGCAACTCCTCCCGTAAACAGCAACAAAGTAATCGGCGTTATAATAGCAATAGTAGGTTTGTTCTGGATAGGTTCCGGTGTTTATACGGTTAACACGAAAGAGGTAGGTGTAGTACTGAGATTCGGTGAGTTCGTAGATACTACAAAGTCGGGTATTAACTACCATCTACCCTTTCCTATTGAAAGGGTGATAAAGCTAAAAGTAACCGACCGTTACCGTACACAGATAGGAAATAACTCAACAGGCGGCACTGAACAACGCTTTCCTGCTGTAAGAGATAACAGAAATTCCCGTAAGGAAATATTAATGCTTACCGGTGACGAGAATCTCGTAAGCGTAGAGTTCGTCGAGGTTCAGTGGCAAATTGAAAATCCTGAAAAATTCCTGTTCAACGTATATGACCCCGAGATAACCGTAAGAGATGCCGCAGAAAGTGCCATACGTGAAATTATCGGTAAGACAAGGTTAAGTGAAATTCTGTCCGAGGGACGTGTAAAGCTACAACTGGACACAAAAGAGCTTCTTCAAAGCATACTTAGCTCCTATGATATAGGAATAACCGTTGAAGAGATAAATATAAGTGCCGTTCCGCCTAAGACTACCATAGAGGTTATGAACAAGAGCATTAACGAAAAAGGTGAGATAATAGACAAAGCCATAATTACCACAATTGATGAGGCATTTAAGGACGTGCAGGCGGCAAAAGCCAATAAAGAAGCCGCAATCAATGCTGCACAGGCTCGGGAGAACGAGATAGTTCCGATAGCACGCGGTAGGGCTGAGAAGTTGATTCAGGAAGCACAAGGTTATAAAGAACAGATAATCGCTAAGGCGGAAGGTGAGGCAAAACGTTTCGTGTCCGTTTACGATGAGTACCGTAATGCAAAGGACGTGACAAGAAAGCGTATATATCTTGAAACTATGGAAGAAGTTTTAAAAGGTATGGACAAAATAGTTCTGGACTCAGAAAGCGGTGCAGTCCCGTATCTTCCGCTTAATGAATTAAAAAAAAGAAGGTAG
- a CDS encoding rod shape-determining protein → MMSKMFGSLSCDMAIDLGTANTLVYVAGRGIVLNEPSVVAMLKDKGGSVPYAFGNEAKMMLGRTPAEIEAIRPLKDGVIADFRGAEEMIKHFIRTVHNRKWLTGPLIIICVPSGSTPVERRAIQDAAESAGARDVYLIEEPMAAAIGADLPVTEPTGSMIVDIGGGTTEVAVLSLGGIVYARSVRVGGDLMDESIISYIRRCHNLLIGESTAEKIKKTIGSAKLPEDGEGKVMEIKGRDLVNGVPKEIVLTESQIAESLQEPVSQIVEAVKIALECTPPELSSDIVDKGIVMSGGGALLHNLDTVLRDATGLPVFVADDPLSCVVLGTGKALENHRQLKHHILFKQE, encoded by the coding sequence ATGATGTCAAAAATGTTTGGTTCGCTTTCTTGCGATATGGCAATTGACCTAGGTACTGCAAATACGCTTGTATATGTAGCAGGTCGCGGGATTGTTTTAAATGAGCCTTCTGTAGTGGCTATGTTAAAGGACAAGGGAGGCTCCGTACCTTACGCTTTCGGTAACGAGGCGAAGATGATGTTGGGTAGAACTCCTGCCGAGATTGAGGCCATACGCCCTTTAAAAGACGGTGTTATAGCCGATTTTAGGGGAGCCGAAGAAATGATAAAGCACTTTATCAGGACTGTTCATAACCGTAAGTGGCTTACAGGTCCGTTAATCATTATATGTGTTCCGTCAGGTTCTACTCCGGTTGAGCGTCGTGCCATACAAGATGCGGCAGAAAGTGCGGGTGCAAGAGATGTTTATCTAATCGAAGAGCCTATGGCGGCTGCTATCGGTGCTGACCTTCCTGTTACCGAGCCTACAGGTTCAATGATTGTTGATATCGGTGGAGGCACTACTGAAGTTGCCGTACTTTCACTTGGCGGTATAGTTTACGCACGTTCGGTGCGTGTGGGTGGTGACCTGATGGACGAGTCCATTATTTCATATATCCGCCGTTGCCATAATCTTCTTATCGGCGAATCTACTGCTGAAAAAATTAAAAAGACTATCGGTTCAGCCAAATTACCTGAAGATGGTGAAGGTAAAGTTATGGAAATTAAGGGACGTGACCTTGTAAACGGCGTTCCAAAAGAAATAGTACTTACCGAGTCACAAATTGCAGAAAGCCTGCAAGAGCCTGTAAGTCAAATTGTAGAAGCGGTAAAAATTGCATTAGAATGCACTCCTCCCGAACTATCTTCTGATATCGTAGATAAAGGAATAGTGATGTCAGGTGGCGGAGCTTTGTTGCATAATCTTGATACGGTTCTGCGTGATGCTACGGGTCTTCCTGTGTTTGTTGCCGATGATCCGCTATCGTGTGTTGTACTTGGAACAGGAAAAGCTTTGGAAAACCATCGTCAGCTTAAACATCACATATTATTTAAGCAGGAATAG
- a CDS encoding DegQ family serine endoprotease, producing MIRNNVITRLLVTITVFILFAVKATAANAPQSFADLVEKLNPAVVNISTTQTIEGSSLSPFGQFFHFEGPNGDDLGELPELFKKFYGEPFGNLEGNKQKRETTSLGSGFVISEEGYIVTNHHVIDKADEITIIFNDDTEATAKVVGSDAKTDIAVLKIETDKKLPFVKFGNSDKARVGDWVIAIGNPFGLGGSVSAGIISARARDINAGPFDDFIQTDAAINRGNSGGPMFNVEGEVIGVNSAIFSPSGGNVGIGFAVPSNLAEPVINQLIETGHIERGWLGVKIQTVTDEIAESIGMKDSNGALVVDVQEKSPADKGGLKAGDVIISFDGKNVETMRRLPRIVAETPVGKKVPVVVWRNGEKKTVIVTIALLDESDGDASKSADGKSDDTKDSKKADVAIAGIGIQDITKAYRDTYNIDKDIKGVVITDIDHKSEASSKPIKAGDVITAINQTQVNSVKEAKEVFDAAVDKKRKSVLLLINRGGDTLFIAVPIEKK from the coding sequence ATGATTAGAAATAATGTTATTACAAGGTTACTTGTAACTATTACGGTTTTTATCTTATTTGCGGTAAAAGCTACAGCGGCAAATGCACCGCAGAGCTTTGCCGATCTGGTAGAAAAACTGAACCCTGCCGTTGTTAATATATCGACTACACAAACAATAGAAGGCTCATCTTTAAGCCCTTTCGGTCAGTTTTTCCACTTTGAGGGTCCAAACGGCGATGACCTTGGCGAGTTGCCCGAACTATTCAAAAAATTCTACGGTGAGCCTTTCGGCAATTTAGAAGGCAACAAACAAAAGCGTGAAACAACTTCATTAGGCTCCGGTTTCGTTATATCGGAAGAAGGTTATATAGTTACCAACCACCATGTTATAGATAAGGCCGATGAGATAACTATAATATTCAATGACGACACCGAAGCCACCGCAAAAGTAGTGGGTTCCGATGCTAAAACAGATATTGCGGTATTAAAAATAGAGACCGATAAAAAATTGCCGTTCGTAAAATTCGGTAACTCCGATAAAGCCAGAGTGGGTGACTGGGTAATAGCTATCGGTAATCCTTTCGGGCTTGGCGGCTCGGTATCCGCAGGTATAATCTCTGCCCGTGCAAGGGATATAAATGCAGGTCCTTTTGATGACTTCATACAGACAGATGCGGCAATAAACAGAGGCAACTCAGGCGGTCCTATGTTTAATGTTGAAGGGGAAGTAATAGGCGTTAACTCGGCTATATTTTCGCCGTCAGGCGGTAACGTAGGTATAGGCTTTGCCGTACCTTCTAATCTGGCAGAGCCTGTTATAAACCAGTTAATTGAAACAGGTCATATAGAGCGTGGCTGGCTAGGCGTTAAAATACAGACCGTAACGGACGAGATTGCCGAGAGTATAGGCATGAAAGATTCCAACGGTGCTTTGGTTGTAGATGTTCAGGAAAAAAGCCCTGCCGATAAAGGCGGTTTAAAAGCCGGTGATGTTATTATCAGCTTTGACGGTAAAAACGTTGAGACAATGAGGAGGTTGCCGAGGATTGTTGCGGAAACTCCGGTAGGTAAAAAAGTACCCGTAGTAGTATGGAGAAACGGTGAAAAGAAAACCGTAATTGTTACTATTGCATTGCTTGATGAATCAGACGGTGATGCCTCCAAATCAGCAGATGGAAAATCAGATGATACGAAAGACTCCAAAAAAGCAGATGTGGCAATTGCAGGTATCGGGATACAGGATATTACAAAAGCGTACCGTGATACATATAATATTGATAAAGACATTAAAGGTGTAGTTATTACCGATATAGACCATAAAAGCGAGGCATCTTCAAAGCCTATAAAAGCCGGTGATGTTATTACGGCAATTAACCAGACTCAGGTTAATTCGGTAAAAGAGGCTAAGGAAGTTTTTGATGCTGCCGTAGACAAAAAACGTAAATCGGTATTATTATTGATTAACAGAGGCGGTGATACTTTATTTATCGCCGTTCCGATAGAAAAGAAATAG
- the mrdA gene encoding penicillin-binding protein 2 yields the protein MLRKKKDKIFSRRIFVLAGLKASLLLGLVARLYYLQIVKTSEYQTFSDSNRIRLFLIPPLRGKILDRQSRILATNRNYYRVIFDRQTKSDSYLVLRKLSEVLEIGEDGYQRLVAKLENSKAIGSVTIYEHLTWSDLSKVSVNAPDLPGISIDVGQIRDFPTGAISSHVVGYMGPVSETEIKKNPLLNHPDFKIGRDGIERQLEKDLRGVAGVKKMEVNAYGLPVRELSREESKEGKDVVLTLDKELQEFVGKRMEGLTGCCVVMNVNNGDILSFVSTPGFDPNEFTYGVSNEYWKELMHNDKKPLINKALSNQYPPGSTFKMVVALTALKEGFDPDKKFYCPGHMDLGKTRFHCWKKEGHGNLDMKQAIMHSCNTYFYNLSKILDIDNIHDMAAKFGFGKEIGVPLSGEKSGLLPSSEWKKKKYNVAWQKGDTLNVGIGQGYLLATPMQLALMTSRIASGTNVEPSLIARNIVGPSYKGAKNFLDMGIPKNHLNLIREGMINVVNVPGGTAFGSRIMTKGMSMAGKTGTAQVISKKGLENIKDKITAEELEKTQNHALFVGFGPTEKPKYSIAVVIEHGGGGSKAAAPVARDVMEKVQTLDI from the coding sequence ATGCTTAGAAAGAAAAAAGACAAAATTTTTAGTAGACGCATCTTCGTTTTAGCGGGGCTTAAAGCATCTTTATTGCTTGGTCTTGTAGCAAGGTTATACTACCTGCAAATAGTTAAGACAAGTGAGTACCAAACATTTTCCGATAGTAACCGTATAAGGCTATTCCTTATTCCCCCCCTTCGTGGAAAAATATTAGACAGGCAAAGCAGGATACTTGCCACTAACCGCAATTATTACAGGGTTATATTTGATAGACAGACAAAGTCCGACAGCTATTTGGTATTGAGGAAATTGTCAGAAGTGCTTGAGATAGGCGAAGACGGCTACCAAAGATTGGTAGCCAAGCTGGAAAATAGTAAAGCGATAGGTTCGGTAACTATCTATGAGCATCTTACATGGAGCGACTTGTCTAAAGTTTCCGTCAATGCCCCCGATCTGCCCGGTATCTCTATTGATGTGGGGCAGATAAGGGATTTTCCGACAGGTGCGATATCTTCGCATGTTGTAGGTTATATGGGGCCGGTATCTGAAACTGAAATAAAAAAGAACCCGCTTTTGAACCACCCCGATTTCAAAATAGGGCGTGACGGTATCGAACGCCAGCTTGAAAAGGACTTACGTGGTGTAGCAGGTGTAAAGAAAATGGAAGTAAATGCGTATGGACTTCCCGTACGTGAGTTATCACGTGAAGAGAGCAAGGAGGGAAAAGATGTAGTGCTCACCCTTGACAAAGAGTTACAGGAATTTGTCGGTAAAAGAATGGAAGGTCTTACAGGTTGCTGCGTTGTTATGAATGTAAATAACGGGGATATATTATCGTTTGTATCAACCCCTGGCTTTGACCCTAATGAGTTCACTTACGGTGTTTCGAACGAATATTGGAAGGAACTGATGCATAATGACAAGAAGCCCCTTATTAATAAGGCACTTTCAAACCAGTACCCGCCCGGTTCTACATTTAAGATGGTGGTAGCACTTACTGCATTGAAGGAAGGATTTGACCCTGATAAGAAATTTTATTGCCCCGGACATATGGATCTCGGCAAGACAAGGTTTCATTGCTGGAAGAAAGAAGGACACGGTAATCTTGATATGAAGCAGGCTATAATGCATTCATGTAACACTTATTTTTATAACTTATCCAAAATACTGGATATTGATAATATACACGATATGGCTGCTAAATTCGGTTTCGGTAAAGAAATAGGGGTTCCTTTATCAGGCGAGAAATCAGGTCTTTTGCCAAGCAGTGAATGGAAAAAGAAAAAATACAACGTAGCATGGCAAAAAGGTGACACCTTAAATGTCGGTATAGGTCAGGGTTATCTCCTTGCAACACCGATGCAACTTGCTTTAATGACATCAAGGATAGCCAGCGGTACTAATGTAGAGCCGTCCCTGATAGCACGTAATATCGTAGGTCCTTCTTATAAAGGGGCGAAAAATTTTTTAGATATGGGAATACCTAAAAACCATTTGAACCTTATACGTGAAGGTATGATAAATGTAGTAAATGTTCCCGGCGGTACGGCTTTTGGCAGCAGGATAATGACAAAAGGAATGTCAATGGCGGGAAAGACCGGTACTGCACAGGTTATATCGAAAAAGGGACTGGAAAATATAAAGGACAAAATAACCGCCGAAGAACTGGAGAAAACCCAGAACCACGCTTTGTTTGTAGGGTTCGGTCCTACTGAAAAGCCAAAATATTCCATTGCTGTGGTTATAGAGCATGGTGGGGGTGGCTCAAAAGCGGCGGCTCCTGTTGCACGTGATGTCATGGAAAAAGTGCAAACTTTAGATATTTAG
- the hflC gene encoding protease modulator HflC has protein sequence MNKGLFAIVGVFIVLLLLNSFFIVNQTEQVIVLQFGKPVEFNDDGKEVAYINNPGLKFKIPFIQQVVRFDKRILYFEAADKEILDSENKTLTVSAFAKYKIIDPLTFYEKVTDLRGINSKLDKIFESSLRDAIGKAPLQTLLTDNRKGIMKEINDSVVEKSSAFGIQVTDVRIVRADLPKENSDAIFQRMYTDRNKEAREYRAQGQEEAQKIVSKAEKLATIIIAEAERDSQIIRGEGDGKATKIFADAFNRDSEFFSFYRSMQAYKGSINKDSTSMVLSPDSEFLGYFGDINGVRKR, from the coding sequence ATGAATAAAGGTTTATTTGCTATAGTCGGCGTATTTATAGTACTGTTATTACTAAACTCATTTTTCATAGTTAACCAGACCGAACAGGTTATCGTACTGCAATTCGGAAAACCCGTAGAATTTAATGATGACGGTAAGGAAGTTGCTTATATTAACAATCCGGGGCTTAAATTTAAAATACCTTTTATTCAGCAGGTAGTAAGGTTTGATAAGCGTATTTTATATTTTGAAGCGGCAGACAAGGAGATACTGGACTCGGAGAATAAGACGCTTACCGTTAGTGCTTTTGCAAAATATAAAATAATCGATCCCCTTACATTCTATGAAAAAGTTACCGACCTGAGGGGGATTAATTCAAAGCTTGATAAGATATTCGAGTCAAGCCTGCGTGATGCTATAGGTAAAGCACCTCTTCAGACCCTGCTTACGGACAACAGAAAAGGGATAATGAAAGAAATTAACGATAGCGTTGTCGAGAAATCTTCCGCATTCGGGATACAGGTTACCGATGTAAGGATAGTAAGAGCCGACCTGCCTAAAGAGAACTCAGATGCTATTTTCCAAAGAATGTACACCGACCGTAACAAGGAGGCACGTGAATATAGAGCTCAAGGTCAGGAAGAAGCGCAGAAAATAGTTTCAAAAGCTGAAAAACTGGCTACGATAATCATTGCCGAGGCAGAGCGTGACTCACAGATAATCCGAGGTGAAGGCGATGGTAAGGCAACCAAGATATTTGCCGACGCTTTTAACCGTGACTCGGAATTTTTCAGTTTTTACCGCTCAATGCAGGCATATAAGGGAAGTATCAATAAAGACAGCACAAGTATGGTGTTATCGCCTGATAGTGAATTTTTGGGTTATTTCGGAGACATAAACGGTGTTCGGAAAAGGTAG